The following coding sequences are from one Cygnus olor isolate bCygOlo1 chromosome 2, bCygOlo1.pri.v2, whole genome shotgun sequence window:
- the PTP4A3 gene encoding protein tyrosine phosphatase type IVA 3: protein MARMNRPAPVEVCYKNMRFLITHNPTNATLSTFLEDLKKYGATTVVRVCEVTYDKTPLEKDGITVMDWPFDDGAPPPSKIVEDWLNLLKTKFCEDPGCCVAVHCVAGLGRAPVLVALALIESGMKYEDAIQFIRQKRRGAINSKQLTYLEKYRPKQRLRFKDPHNHKNKCCIM from the exons ATGGCCCGGATGAACCGCCCTGCGCCGGTGGAGGTCTGCTACAAAAACATGAGGTTCCTCATCACCCACAACCCCACCAACGCCACACTCAGCACCTTCTTGGAG gATCTGAAGAAGTACGGTGCCACCACGGTTGTGCGAGTGTGCGAAGTGACCTACGACAAGACCCCCCTGGAGAAGGACGGCATCACCGTCATG GACTGGCCGTTCGATGACGGAGCGCCTCCTCCCAGCAAGATCGTGGAAGACTGGCTCAACTTGCTCAAGACCAAGTTCTGCGAAGACCCCGGCTGCTGCGTGGCCGTGCACTGCGTGGCCGGCTTGGGGCG CGCTCCTGTCCTCGTCGCGCTGGCCTTGATCGAGAGCGGGATGAAGTACGAAGACGCCATCCAGTTCATCCGACA GAAGCGCAGAGGAGCCATCAACAGCAAGCAGCTGACGTACTTGGAAAAATACCGACCAAAGCAGAGACTCCGATTTAAGGACCCTCATAACCACAAGAACAAATGCTGCATCATGTAA